The Nicotiana tomentosiformis chromosome 9, ASM39032v3, whole genome shotgun sequence genome contains the following window.
TCTGATGATGGATCGTTGCTAATGGGtcgattttgaaaataaaaaaaattcattgaTGTCATGTTTTTTGGTGTTATGAATGCTAAATTTGATGCAACTCTTATTGTAGTTCTATTCGAGTCTGGTTTCAGATAGGATATAAAGATTCAGTAATCGTTGTTTGCAGGCTGATGAACATGATTTCTGATCAGTTAATGGATTTTGGACTTAGTTATTTGTTCTGTTTGGTTTTCTTTAAAGCTATGTCATTCTAGTATGAAATTTTGtctttatatattttgtatgcgTTGGGCTTTTAGAGAATAGAGCTTCATGTTAGTTCATTGAGTGTACCAGATTGAATATCTGTTTATATGTTATGGGCGATTGATGCAATACCATGTTCTAGTGCTTCTGGTTATTCATTTCATTTTGCTTAGTTTTAGTTTGTACtgatctttattttttatttgatcaGGGATTATGGCTCTTGCGCAGACTTACTATTCACAGGGTGGCCCTTTTCGTGGAGACTCTACGTCCTTTTATGGTAGAAGCCAGATTAGTGGAAAACATTCCTCAGCTTACAACCATTATAACACTGTTGTTAGCCATCTTTTTAGCTCTAATGGTTCCCATGACTTGAGTAGAAATTTTAGCGAGTATAGCTATGGTTATGATAATTTCGTAAAGCCTGAGGCTGGACCTTCTTTGAAGAGGAGGAAGTGTTCAGCTTCTGGTTGGGCAAGCAGTGGCAGGTACTCTCAAGCAACCAATTCATGTAACGATGTTCCTTCAAAGCAGCCAAGCACATGTAATGTTCCTTTGAGGAATTCCAGAGCGTATGATGATGCACATTCAGCCTGTAACAACAATTCAGCCTGTAACAACAATTCAGCCATTACTACCAGTACTTCTAGACCTCGTTCTGATGCAAGCGCACCCACGAGCTCTAAGCGCGACCGCTCATGGCTTGAGGATACTGAAACTGATAATATCTTTATGTCTAGGGAGCAAATTGATAAGTGCTCCCCGTCCAGGAAAGATGGTATTGATGCAATGCATGAAGCACATTTGCGGTACTCGTATTGTGCTTTCCTCCAAAACCTCGGAATTCGCCTGGACCTGTAAGTTCCTTTTGGGATTTAATAAATTGTAGCTTACACATTTTTGCAATTTTTAGTTCAAACAGGCTCTGAAGCTTTTGGGGCTTGCCTTCTCCTAGTTTCTTCAGGAGGATTGCCAGCATAAGTTGCTTGATCTTATGTATTTGTTATCTGATGGAACTAATAATTATTTGTACCTTCTTGCAGGCCACAGACCACTATTGGAACTGCCATGGTTCTATGTCACCGCTTCTTTGTGAGGCGATCACACGCATGTCATGACAGATTTGTGAGTTCCTTGTTTTATGCACTAAAAGTTGCTATATTTTTGCTCCTCTAATTTTTCCGCTTCATTATGTCCAATGCCCGGCTAATTGTTAGTATTTTAATGCT
Protein-coding sequences here:
- the LOC104085805 gene encoding cyclin-T1-3-like isoform X2; this encodes MALAQTYYSQGGPFRGDSTSFYGRSQISGKHSSAYNHYNTVVSHLFSSNGSHDLSRNFSEYSYGYDNFVKPEAGPSLKRRKCSASGWASSGRYSQATNSCNDVPSKQPSTCNVPLRNSRAYDDAHSACNNNSACNNNSAITTSTSRPRSDASAPTSSKRDRSWLEDTETDNIFMSREQIDKCSPSRKDGIDAMHEAHLRYSYCAFLQNLGIRLDLPQTTIGTAMVLCHRFFVRRSHACHDRFLVATAALFLAAKSEETARPLNNVLKASCEIFHKQDLAVLSYLLPVDWFEQYRERVIEAEQMILTTLNFELNVQHPYEPLTSTLEKLGLSETVFVNLALHLVSEGVYRRISLLVCMIFAGG
- the LOC104085805 gene encoding putative cyclin-T1-1 isoform X1, with translation MALAQTYYSQGGPFRGDSTSFYGRSQISGKHSSAYNHYNTVVSHLFSSNGSHDLSRNFSEYSYGYDNFVKPEAGPSLKRRKCSASGWASSGRYSQATNSCNDVPSKQPSTCNVPLRNSRAYDDAHSACNNNSACNNNSAITTSTSRPRSDASAPTSSKRDRSWLEDTETDNIFMSREQIDKCSPSRKDGIDAMHEAHLRYSYCAFLQNLGIRLDLPQTTIGTAMVLCHRFFVRRSHACHDRFLVATAALFLAAKSEETARPLNNVLKASCEIFHKQDLAVLSYLLPVDWFEQYRERVIEAEQMILTTLNFELNVQHPYEPLTSTLEKLGLSETVFVNLALHLVSEGLRSSLWLQFKAYQIAAGAAYLASKFLNMDLASHHSVWKEFQTPPNVLRDVAQQLMELF